A stretch of Ipomoea triloba cultivar NCNSP0323 chromosome 13, ASM357664v1 DNA encodes these proteins:
- the LOC116001356 gene encoding GDSL esterase/lipase At5g03610-like produces MVEKVCFSIFLCLSACLIITIHFPEVAGTRRQPQDKFILNGPEKLFVFGDSYADTGNWPPTDASMPWREPYGVTFPGNPSGRWSDSRVLTDYIAAYLRIGSLQPYSLWKGDGEAKQYGMNFAYGGTGVFDTYVDGLC; encoded by the exons ATGGTGGAAAAAGTTTGTTTCTCCATCTTCTTATGTCTCTCAGCTTGTTTAATTATAACCATCCATTTCCCAG AGGTAGCTGGTACAAGGAGACAACCACAGGATAAATTTATCCTCAATGGCCCCGAAAAGCTATTTGTTTTCGGTGACTCCTATGCTGACACGGGTAATTGGCCACCTACTGATGCTTCCATGCCTTGGAGGGAGCCTTATGGTGTGACTTTCCCTGGCAACCCTTCTGGCAGATGGTCTGACAGTCGCGTTCTCACCGATTACATAG CTGCATATCTGAGAATAGGATCCCTACAGCCCTACAGTTTGTGGAAAGGGGATGGGGAAGCAAAGCAATATGGGATGAATTTTGCATATGGAGGGACAGGTGTGTTTGACACATACGTTGACGGTCTGTGTTGA